The segment acaaaTATTCaggtaataaatattaatttttatatatttatttatatcagtaataattaatttatatattttacagagCAATACAATCCACTTAGCATTTCCAGattgctataaaaaaaattctgtaattgaattgaaatttaaatgtattcatactgaaattttgaaaaaaaaaaatagcatgaAAGCTGTATACGACATGATTGAAAATGATATGATAAtgcaatataattatataaattcaacaattaattatttttttaataagacaataacagaatataaaaataaacttacacAAGCAACTGTACCATTTTATGAATGTGTGGGTTATAAAAAAGAATCTGGTAAAtgtgttaattattatgtttgaaaaaaataaattcattatggAATTTGGCTTCTGGAAAATGGATATCACAAACTCATCATATTTTGAATGATtggaaattataatttaataatcaatagtatataaatttataaaaatataaaaataaataagtaaataaataaataaataaataaataaataaaaaatatggataaataaataaattgaccaatttttaaataattgttaattgataaaataaatatcaaaataaatttaataaaaaattaatataaataataaacaagataaacgatatttgaaaaaaaattaaaccattgattcatgttttaattattaattaaaaaaaaaagaagatgtatatcataaaatttttatcacattATTATAACTCAAAAGTAAACGACCTTTTTTTCCCTTTAAAAAtgccaataatattattttgatcactttttttttgcatcgaaatttataaaataaacaagataaataaaataatatcagaaaaaaaaatatatatcgatcATTGACTTAACATTTTCATTGcaattgaatgttttttttttttttttaataatttttatttcaatgaatGTCTtggtgataatattatttttttattatcaattcttATCAATTCTTGGATAGTCAGTAATCCTAATCATacctgaaaattaaatttatctagctaataaaactataatttccaagaaaaatccattatccaattaaaatgggacagtctgtatATTGATTTTTGCGGCAAaccacaaattaaatttacttgtaaaaagaaaaaaaaaatataaacaaatgtgTCAGTACTATGACTTCTATAATAGCTAAAtcctattaaaaaaacattcattaAAATGACATATGTACTCTTTTATACTAGTAtctacttgaattatttatttatttattttctcattttcaCCTCGATAATATTGATTCAAATTCGAGGACATACTTCAACACCCACAATactatcatttattttcatatataaaaattattattaattaaaaaaaaaaatgaaaaactcaAAACACAATTTAATCAAGATgaaattttccatttatttattttttttatttttttttttttttaaaaaaagcgaaaattttaaattttcgaaatagatgcaaaacaaaatttacagGCATAAATGTGTCAACTtctaaatatacatatatttatttatttttcttttctgatTCAAGCTTCGTGactttatcattaaaatattataattattgtgattattatatattattttatcagatcacaaaaacaatgataagataatttttcaagtttttatgtttctgtttttttttttttatcaattaaaatttgtatgttttttttttttgtagttttcGCCGTTTAAACACGGtgaatatatagaaatatacaATCacgtaaattatattataattgcataatttaaatatacagcGATATTTTTTGTGTACAATTAGAAGACttgtatggttttttttttttgtttaaattttcaaatattttgtatatagtttttctttgattttacTTACAacatatatatctttgatatttataataataatattaatacattatgtatattattattatttatatacataaaattattatttacagcaaAAAATTCCCAACTtgttctatttaaattatcatttgtgattttttttttcataaagttTTAGGATTTTTTTACTGTACATCGATGTAACCCTCCACATTTCGCTAatacatttatacaaaaatttcgttatttaaatttcatttcatcTACAGTTTAATagataaacatatatttttttttatatttataatcttCTTCGTCGTCCAGCGCAcgatttcattaatttatcttttaccATCATCAATAATGTTTTTACAATCTTTAAATCAATGACTCTctagtcaatttttaaataattatttctgtattaatttaactgttatctttatcatctttgaattttttttcagcttttattttttttagataaataaattcgtaCAATCTCAGTTATTATAACAATCTCAATAATCATGTGACAGAAGaatattcatcaatataatatatataaacaataaaaaaaaaaaaatgttcaaattTGGCACTTTAATTAATAGCCATTAATTAGGCCTTAAATATATTGACCAAATCATACTCAAATTATGAACATATACAAatgttttacattatttatctaaaaatttttcatatattttattttttcatttgaatttttatctaattcactgtgttttttcttttgataaaagccaatatattaattaattttattatttatttaaattaaaacaattaaaaaaattgggaaaaaaaaaaaaaacagtacatCAGTCTATTTATCTCGTAAACCGATAATAAATTACCGGTCACGTCATTTGTGCAGTATCAAATGCACGTTTACGTCCATTAAAATGTTGTTGATTTGTTGGTATTGATGACATTTGAAATTGTTGTacataatttgtattatttcttAATGTATTTGGACTTTGATAGGCTGGTTGTACTGCTATAATACCAGTTTGTTGTAAATATTGTTCACGATAAATGGCTTGTTGTGTAacataatcattattaacaaattgtgtatttgtattattttgtgaataattattatttaatttttgtgtattataatcatgattattatgataatttttatttgttggtgATGTACCAGGtgatgttgtatttttaaatgtttgtgTTGGACTTTGACTTATTGATTCTAAAACATGTCGTGGCATATTTTGTGGTGGTAGTAATATTTCTTCAAGACCATCAACACGATTTGCATTACGTACAAATACTGGTGCACATTCTGGTCTACCACCAATAATATTACGCATACCTTCACGATCTTTTGCACTCATATAACGTATTGATTCAATACCATGATCATctgtttttgttatatattcaatattatttatatcagttACACTTGACCATGTCATACTTGCTAATTCCCATTGACGTAATAAATCACTTATTCTTTCAGCACGATGAACAGCATCCAATGATTCATCATAATCTGGTCCctgaaaattaacaaaatttctttgttttttaattttattattattttttttttttcatgggaTTTATTTCAGGGAcactaaaatataataaattttatttattttttaatttaaattaacttacgttttcaattttttcatcaagcatacgaaaaaaatctatttggCTCGATGACATCTCACTGCAagtagaatataaaaattaaaattttgtattatttatttaattaaatattgttgaaatattaatggtatatttattagtaatttttacATAGCTAATTTGactcaagataaaaatttcatattaaatttgtaatgaaaaataaacaaaaaaaaaaatgtcttatcTAGAGTCAagcttttcaatttaaaaataattaaaaatacttacgCTTGTTGTAATAGAGGTCCATGTCCAGGTCCactgcttgttttttttttttgacttttaatatcaattgttccattttcttcatttcttgttatttcaatACCATTGTTGTTTGTTTTAGTCTTGGTATTGgcatttttttgttcaatcgATGCTGTacctgtagaaaaaaaaaaaaaaatacatgcataaattaaaaatgtaatgaagtaaataatttatttaaaaatagaatcaataaaattatttcattgaattgattaaagtatttatttattttttttatttcgattctttgttgatagaaaaatatatacgaggCCAAGATCTTGATGACAAGTATCACGTGGAGTCTCGTCACATTGTTTacgttataaatttacaatgatatttaatttttcgttaattttcctgttctatatttttacatacaatCAAATtgcattatcattaatttatctagttcatctattatttaaatattgtacagaaaaaattttatttttact is part of the Aphidius gifuensis isolate YNYX2018 linkage group LG1, ASM1490517v1, whole genome shotgun sequence genome and harbors:
- the LOC122860204 gene encoding uncharacterized protein LOC122860204 isoform X2, with the translated sequence MWLKILRQNLSHLARRAKGTASIEQKNANTKTKTNNNGIEITRNEENGTIDIKSQKKKTSSGPGHGPLLQQAEMSSSQIDFFRMLDEKIENGPDYDESLDAVHRAERISDLLRQWELASMTWSSVTDINNIEYITKTDDHGIESIRYMSAKDREGMRNIIGGRPECAPVFVRNANRVDGLEEILLPPQNMPRHVLESISQSPTQTFKNTTSPGTSPTNKNYHNNHDYNTQKLNNNYSQNNTNTQFVNNDYVTQQAIYREQYLQQTGIIAVQPAYQSPNTLRNNTNYVQQFQMSSIPTNQQHFNGRKRAFDTAQMT
- the LOC122860204 gene encoding uncharacterized protein LOC122860204 isoform X1, translating into MGCGQSRIGAIYSKNKKNKNNGKKSSDSVRTASIEQKNANTKTKTNNNGIEITRNEENGTIDIKSQKKKTSSGPGHGPLLQQAEMSSSQIDFFRMLDEKIENGPDYDESLDAVHRAERISDLLRQWELASMTWSSVTDINNIEYITKTDDHGIESIRYMSAKDREGMRNIIGGRPECAPVFVRNANRVDGLEEILLPPQNMPRHVLESISQSPTQTFKNTTSPGTSPTNKNYHNNHDYNTQKLNNNYSQNNTNTQFVNNDYVTQQAIYREQYLQQTGIIAVQPAYQSPNTLRNNTNYVQQFQMSSIPTNQQHFNGRKRAFDTAQMT